In Agrobacterium tumefaciens, the DNA window AAAGCGTTGCCCGATACGAGTGCCGCGTAATTCTCGTAGGACAGCCAGTGCGTTTCCTTGGTCGCCGTTGCATAGACGCCCGAAAACGTCTGCTCGGTCATGTTGATGAAGGGCGCGACATTCTCTCGCACGAACCGCGATGACGTGTTCTTGTGAATCTTTTCGAGCTTTTTTTGAAGCGTTTTTTCCGGCTGGGCCAGCCGCTTGCGCACCATGCGCAGCGACTTCTCGCCCGTCTTAAACTCGGGATCTTCGTCCGGGTCGTCTTCGATCTCATCGAGATCGGTCAGCATAACGTCGGCGATAACAGCCGCGATAAGCTGCTCGGCGGTGGTTCGGAAAAAGTCGTCCGACCCGGAACTGACGCGCGGCTTTTCGCTCATCAGCCATGCGGCCACCGAGGCGATATCCTCTTCCGGCGTATTGCCGTGTTTGCCGATCCAGTCGAGCACGTTGAATCCGATATGGGGCACGCGCGGATCGAGCGAAATGACATCCTGATGGTTTCGTGTCCGATGCTCCCTGACCATCGGCGCGATCTCGGTCGAGGGATCAAGCACGACCATGGACCCCTTGAACTTGAGTGCCGTGGGAATGACAACGGACGTTGTTTTGAAGCCGCCCGAGCCGGCGAACACGAGGCCATGCGTGGATCCAAATCCGGCGTCGAAACCAAGCAATGGCGCTTTGCCGCCTTTGCCCCAGGTCTCCTTTCGACGAGGATCGAAGCCGACCTTACCGATACTATCCTGATCAGGCCGGTAGTTTTCTCCAACGACAATTCCTCCAGTCGGCGGGAAAAGTCTGGCGGCGTGAGACAGGCTCATCCAGTCGTTTGCACCATGGACGGCCCTTGTGCCTTTCAGGCGCTTCGGACCTGTCCGACCGAACGCCATGTTGCCACGCTGCCCGACCTTCAAACCGAAGATCGCGACGAAAAAGCAGCTTACTGTGCCGGCGATTGTGAACCAGTCGACCAGAGGCAAAAGAAGAGCATTCGGCTGGCTGGCTCGGATTCCGATCAGCCGCGATGCTTCGCCGCCGACGCCCAGCGCCATCGACAAGAGCCCACCGATCAGCACACCCCATCCTGCCCACTGGATCAGCAGCGAGCCTTTGGTGGCGAACAGAAAGACGAGACCAATGAGTGCAGCCGTTAAGTAGGGAATGGCGAGACCAATGCGACCCAATGTCTGGTAGGCTTGCGGACTGGTGCCAAAGCTGGCTAGCCAGAATTCAATCCCTTTCATTCCAATCGTAAGTGCCAGCATAAGGGCTGCCGGCACGATCACGAGCATCATCTTCTTGGGCAGCATCCTCGAACCCTCTTTTGCCGATGGCTTGCAGCCTTGCCCATTCCCCTTCGTCCTCGCTCAGGCGCTTTGGGAGCTCCATCAGCCAACCAAGCAAGACGGCTTTGTCGATATCCCGAAGTCCGGCTTTGACCACCAGACCGCCAAGCTGGATCTTCTCGCGTGTGTCCTTTTTGCGATCTTCGTTTCGGGCCGACTGCAACTGTCTCTCCTTCTGGGCGATGCGGCCTCTAAGCCGTCGTGTTGGACAGTTGCGGCGAGGATTGAAATCGTGCGGCCAGTTCTTTCAGCGCCGACACAAGAACAGCGTCATCGATGTCGATCTCATGCAATCCGGCTTTGACGGCGAGCGATCCGAGGCGTTCAGCCTCGCGCGCTTCAGCCTCTTTCAGCTCAGCCTTGAGCGCTTCCATGGCCGCTTTGATCTCAGCGGGCGATTTGGTTCTCTTTGCCATCGGGCTTGCTCCTTTCTCTTTCCGATTGTTTTGAAGGAAGCGCCAGCTTCCTTCAACCACAGATTTCTGCGTTAGCTGAAATCAACTTTACAAGGCACCGGCCTTGCCGGTACTTTTTGGTCTGTTTCTAACAGCGCAGTAATACGTTGCTGCGCAACGTCTGCTCTATGCGCCCCCTGAGTGGGCGCTCTTTGTCCGGAGATTGCTCTCTTGGCGATTACGCATTTCACCCCCCAGATCATCAGCCGCGGTGAAGGCCGATCGGCAGTTGCCGCGGCCGCGTATCGTCACACTGCCCGCATGGAGAACGAGCGGGAAGGGCGGGTTGCGGACTTCTCCAACAAGCCCGGTCTTGTCCATAGCGAGTTTGCGCTACCGGACGATGCGCCGGACTGGGCACGAGCGCTGAAAGACGGTAAGACACCGGCGCAGTCGTCCGAGGCGTTCTGGAACAAGGTCGAAGCGTTCGAGACGAGGAAGGACGCGCAGCTCGCCAAGGAATTCGTTCTGGCAGTGCCTATCGAACTTTCGACCGAGCAGAATATCGCGATGATGCGGGACTTCGTATCCTCCGTCGTGACGGCTCGAGGCCTTGTAGCAGACTGGGTCTATCACGATGCAACGGGCAATCCGCATCTGCATTTGATGACCAGCTTGCGCCCGCTGACCCATGACGGGTTCGGGGGAAAGAAGGTCGCAATTCTTGATGAGCACGGACAGCCGCAACGATCGAAGTCCGGTCAGATTCAGTACAAGTTATGGGCTGGCGACAAGACCGACTTTCTCGAATTGCGAGATGCCTGGTACTCCATGCAGAACAAGCATCTACGCCTGAACGGCCATGACATTCGCGTCGATGGGCGCTCCTATGCCGAGCGCGGGATCGGGCTTGTGCCAACGCCGCATATTGGCGTTTCGACCAAAAACATTCAGCGCGAGGCGGAGGCGGAAAGCCGCACTATCGATCTCGATCGACTGGCGTTGCATCAGGCCGCACGGCACGAAAACGCGTACCGGATCGAGCAGCGGCCGGAGATCGTGCTCGACGCGATCTCCTGGGAAAAATCGGTTTTCGACGAGCGTGATATCGCCAGGTATCTTCATCGCTATATTGATGACGCCGGCCAGTTTTCTGACCTGATGGCGCGGATCCTGCAGAGCCCGGAGCTTTCGCTTCTGGAAGCTGAAGAGGTTGATTTCGCGACCGGCGAAATCCTGCCGAACCGCTACGCCACCCGCGACATGATCCGCATGGAGGCGGACATGGCGGATCAGGCGCAGCGTCTTTCGGTCGTTTCCGGCTTTGACGTTTCTCGATCGACACGCAGGGAAGTCTTCGCTGCCAACGCCAAGCTTTCCGACGAGCAGAAAGTGGCGATCGAGCGCATTACCGGTGACGAGCGGTTGTCGCTTGTGGTCGGTCGTGCCGGCGCCGGCAAGACCACGATGATGAAAGCCGCCCGCGAGATTTGGGAGGCGAATGGCTACAAGGTCGTCGGCGGGGCGCTTGCAGGAAAGGCGGCGGAGGGGCTCGAAAAAGAAGCTGGCATCAAGAGCCGCACCCTGGCGTCGTGGCAATTGCAGTGGAAGGAAGGCCGGTCTGCGATCGACAACAAGACGGTGTTCGTCATCGACGAAGCGGGCATGGTCGCCTCGCGGCAGATGGCAGAGTTTGTTTCTGCCATCGATGAGGCGGGAGCCAAACTTGTCCTCGTTGGCGACGCGGACCAGTTGCAGCCGATCGAGGCGGGCGGCGCCTTCCGCAAGCTTGCCGACACCATCGGCTATGCCGAGTTGGGTACGATCTGGCGCCAGCGCGAGCAGTGGATGCGTGATGCGTCGATGGATCTTGCGCGCGGCAGAGTCCGAGAAGCGCTGAGCGCCTATCACGAGAAGGGTCACGTGAAGGAAGCAACCACCAAGGCGGATGCGATCGCTGCCCTGGTCAGAGATTGGATTGCCGACTACGACCCGGCCCGGTCCAGCCTGATACTCGCCTATATGCGCAAGGACGTCCGGGCGCTCAATGAGCAGGCCCGGGCCGCGTTGCAAGAGCGTGGCATCATCGGGCAGGGCGCAGAGTTTCGCACCGAGGACGGTATGCGGAATTTCAGTACCGGCGATCAGATCGTTTTCCTGAAAAACGAGAAGTCGCTTGGCGTCATGAACGGCATGATCGCCCGCGTCGTGGGAGCCGAGAAGGGCAAGATCGTCGCAGAAGTCGGCGGTGAGGGGCGTGGCCCCGGCACGTCGCGTCGTGTCGAGGTCGATCAGGCCTTCTATCGCAATATCGATCATGGCTATGCCACCACCATCCACAAGAGTCAGGGCGCGACGGTCGACCGCGTCAAGGTTCTGGCCTCGTCCATGTTCGACCGGCATCTTTCCTATGTCGCACTAACCCGCCACCGAGACAGCGTGGAGCTTTACGCGGCGACGCAGGAGTTCGCCCGTTACGCCCGTGTCGATCATGCGGCCGGCATCACCGGCAAGCTCACTGAGGCTGGGATGGCGAAATTCCGCGAGGGCGATGATGTGAAGCCGACGCCTTACGCCGAGTTGCTGGACGCGGCAGGTTCGACGCACCGCCTATGGGGCGTCAGTCTGCCCGAGGCGATGGACAAGGGTGGCGTGACCGTTGGCGACGTGGTGACACTGCGCAAGGATGGCACCGAGGAAGTCGTGATCACCGTGCCGGTCATAGACGAAGTGACAGGAGCAAAAACGTTCGAGGAACGCGTCGGCGAACGCAACGTCTGGACCGCTATCCGCGTCGGCGACCGCGATCCTGCAGCACGAAACATCGCGGCCACGCATCTTTACACAAAAGGCGGACGCGTCGATCACAGCGCCGGCATTGTCGGCGAATTGGTGGAAAGTGGAAAGGCTCATTACCGCGAGGATGAGAAGGGCCGCGAAACGCCGTATGCCGATATTTGCACCCCCGATGGCGCGGTTCATCGCGTGTGGGGCGTTTCATTGCCCATGGCCATCGAGCAGTCGGGGGCTGCGACCGGTGACACCGTTCGCTTGCGGCGCGATGGCGTCGAAGATGTCAATGTCCCGGTGCGCAAGGTCGATCCAGTGACAGGCAAGACCACGACCACATGGGAGAACGCGCAGCGCAACGTGTGGACGGCTGAGGTGATCGAGACGGTTGCAGTTCGTGCCGCGCGGATCGAGACAGCCGCGCAACAGCCTGAGCAGTCGAAGCTCCCGGGTCAGCTTGCCGCCCGTATGTCCCGCTCCGGCGCGAAGACGACGACGCTCGACTTTGCGGGCTCGCGCCACTACGGCCAGGCGCTTGATTACGCCAACAATAGAGGCTTGTATGGGCTTCGGGTTGCCAGGGCGCTCGCCAGGGATCAGGCTCGCTGGATCAAGATTCAGCGTGACAGGATCGCAGCAGCAGGCGCGAAGCTTTCGCAATTCATCGAGCGCTTCGGCCAACACCAGCCGATTGGCCAGACCGTTTCGAACCGGGCTGCCATGGCGGCAGCGCCCAGCCGGCCCTGGCTGCGCGGTATCGCGACCTGGGCGAGTTCCATCAAGCAAGCTGTGGAGACAAAAGTGCAAGGCGATGCGACCCTCACCGTTCATTGGACCAAAATCAATGAGCGCATGAAGTTCATCTACGAGAAGCCGGATGAGGCGATGAAGGCAATGAATCTTGCCCCAGCCCTGAACGGTAACGATGCGACCGCCAAGGCTGCACAGGACCGCATTATCAACCAGCTCGCCACCAACCCAGAGGCGTATGGGGCGATCAAGGGGAAGACCGGCCTGCTGGCGTCCACTGCGTCCAAGGTTCAGCGACAAAATGCATTGGGCCATGTCGATCCGTTGGCGAAGTCGATCAAGGACTATGTCCGCATCCGTGCCGAAGTGCAGGAGCTTCACACCGGCACCCTTCGACAGGAGCGAGATCGCCAGCGCGTCGACGTGCCATCGATCTCGAGCAATGCCAACCACACCCTCGAGCGCATCCGCGACGCCATCGACCGCAACGACCTGCATTCGCAGCTCGGCTTTGCGCACTCTGATCGGATCGTTCGGGCCGAGATCGAGGAATTGAACAAGGCGCTCGATGAAAAGTTCGGTGCGAACGCCTTCAGCAGCGCCGAGCCGCAGGGCAGGAAGTTTGATGCGGCCGCCGCGAAAGTCACCCCTGACGATCACGGCAAGCTCGCTCAGTCCTGGCCGCTGTTCCACGCGGCGCAGAAGGTGGCCGCTCATCAGAAGGAGCAGGCACAGGCGCAGGCGAGGACGCAGGTGCAGAAGCCGGGGATGACCCGTTGAACGCCCGCCGCAACGCCTTCGTTATCCTTGGCGCCGGGGCCGTATTGATCGGCGGCATCGCTGCCACATTTGCCCTTGGCGGCTACCGCATCAATTTTACGCCCTCGTACAATCTCGGTCTCTGGCAAATCGTCACTGTGGATCGAGAGGTCAAGACAGGGGATCGCATATTCATTTGCCCGCCCGACGGCGAAGTCGTGTCCTTGGCACTTGAACGACATTATCTGCCACGAGGTCTTTGTGCCTCCGGGAGCGGTCCGCTCATCAAGACTGTCGCGGCGACGGCCGGCCAATCGGTGGAAATTGACGGCCAAGTCATCGTTGACGGACATCCTCTTCATTCATCCCGCGTCCTCAAGGCCGACGCAGAAGGACGGCCCATGCCGGTCTATGCAGGCGGCACCATTCCCAAGGGTGAGGTTTTCCTGCATTCCGAATTTGTTGGTTCATATGACTCGAGATATTTTGGCCCGCTCCCGTCCGACGGCATCCTTGGCCTCGCGCGAGAAATTCTCACCTTCTCCCCGTAATCTGGCAATCAGCGCAGCGTTTGTCGCCGGTGGCGTCGTCACCGGTACGATCGGCTGGAGCGGCCATGCGCTTATGCTCCCGATTGGCGTTGCCTTCGCGGCGCTATGGGCATTCGCGCCCAGGCGGACCGTGGCAGCGCTTGTAGCAGCCGGCCATTTTCTAGGAGCGTCGCGCGGCCTGCCGGTCGGGACGTCGATCTTCTTTGGCGAACAGCTCGCCATCGGCATTTCGTTCTGGCTCGCGGCGTCGATCCTGTTTGTCACCGTTCATGCCGCCCTGTGGACGTCAGAGGGCGGGTGGCATCGCCCGTTGCGCTATGCGGTCGCCACTATTCTGATGAGTGTGCCGCCCTTCGGCATCACCGGCTGGGCCAGTCCGATCACCGCCGCCGGCATCCTGTTTCCGGGCTGGGGCTGGTATGGTCTGGCTGCGATGGCGGTCGGCCTGGTCGTCATGACCACGAGGTACTGGCCGACCGCAGCGCTCGTCCTGGGAGGATTTTACGCTTGGTCCGCTACATCGTGGACCGCGCCTACAGTGCCTGATGGCTGGGCAGGGATCAACACGCAGTTCAAGTTTACCACAGCCGGACAATATGCCGACTACCCCCAACATCTCGAGACAATCGGAATGGTCAGGCAGGCCGTGGGGCAGGGGGCGTCGGTCGTTGTCCTGCCCGAGAGTGCCTTTGGATTGTGGAGCCGCACCACGGAGAGCCTATGGCGACGCGAGCTAGCCGGTCTCGATGCACGAATCATAGGCGGTGCGGCCGTG includes these proteins:
- the traG gene encoding Ti-type conjugative transfer system protein TraG codes for the protein MLPKKMMLVIVPAALMLALTIGMKGIEFWLASFGTSPQAYQTLGRIGLAIPYLTAALIGLVFLFATKGSLLIQWAGWGVLIGGLLSMALGVGGEASRLIGIRASQPNALLLPLVDWFTIAGTVSCFFVAIFGLKVGQRGNMAFGRTGPKRLKGTRAVHGANDWMSLSHAARLFPPTGGIVVGENYRPDQDSIGKVGFDPRRKETWGKGGKAPLLGFDAGFGSTHGLVFAGSGGFKTTSVVIPTALKFKGSMVVLDPSTEIAPMVREHRTRNHQDVISLDPRVPHIGFNVLDWIGKHGNTPEEDIASVAAWLMSEKPRVSSGSDDFFRTTAEQLIAAVIADVMLTDLDEIEDDPDEDPEFKTGEKSLRMVRKRLAQPEKTLQKKLEKIHKNTSSRFVRENVAPFINMTEQTFSGVYATATKETHWLSYENYAALVSGNAFQTEDIASGNMTVFINIDLSTLENHPGMARVIIGAFLKALYNRNGDVSERALFLLDEAARLGYMRIIETARDAGRKYGITLLMLFQSLGQMREAFGGRDATSKWFESASWVSFSAVNDTDTADYISRRCGTTTIEVDQVTRNSNGGRSGRTRSKQLSQRPLILAHEVTQMRTDEQIIFTSGNPPLRCGRAIYFRREEMASRVKASHFAPKATG
- a CDS encoding conjugal transfer protein TraD — protein: MQSARNEDRKKDTREKIQLGGLVVKAGLRDIDKAVLLGWLMELPKRLSEDEGEWARLQAIGKRGFEDAAQEDDARDRAGSPYAGTYDWNERD
- a CDS encoding TraC family protein, which gives rise to MAKRTKSPAEIKAAMEALKAELKEAEAREAERLGSLAVKAGLHEIDIDDAVLVSALKELAARFQSSPQLSNTTA
- a CDS encoding BID domain-containing protein, producing MAAAPSRPWLRGIATWASSIKQAVETKVQGDATLTVHWTKINERMKFIYEKPDEAMKAMNLAPALNGNDATAKAAQDRIINQLATNPEAYGAIKGKTGLLASTASKVQRQNALGHVDPLAKSIKDYVRIRAEVQELHTGTLRQERDRQRVDVPSISSNANHTLERIRDAIDRNDLHSQLGFAHSDRIVRAEIEELNKALDEKFGANAFSSAEPQGRKFDAAAAKVTPDDHGKLAQSWPLFHAAQKVAAHQKEQAQAQARTQVQKPGMTR
- the traF gene encoding conjugative transfer signal peptidase TraF, which gives rise to MNARRNAFVILGAGAVLIGGIAATFALGGYRINFTPSYNLGLWQIVTVDREVKTGDRIFICPPDGEVVSLALERHYLPRGLCASGSGPLIKTVAATAGQSVEIDGQVIVDGHPLHSSRVLKADAEGRPMPVYAGGTIPKGEVFLHSEFVGSYDSRYFGPLPSDGILGLAREILTFSP
- a CDS encoding conjugal transfer protein TraB, with the protein product MARSRPTASLASREKFSPSPRNLAISAAFVAGGVVTGTIGWSGHALMLPIGVAFAALWAFAPRRTVAALVAAGHFLGASRGLPVGTSIFFGEQLAIGISFWLAASILFVTVHAALWTSEGGWHRPLRYAVATILMSVPPFGITGWASPITAAGILFPGWGWYGLAAMAVGLVVMTTRYWPTAALVLGGFYAWSATSWTAPTVPDGWAGINTQFKFTTAGQYADYPQHLETIGMVRQAVGQGASVVVLPESAFGLWSRTTESLWRRELAGLDARIIGGAAVVDPTGYDNVMMELTPNTSQVLYRQRMPVPVSMWQPWTSGGAHAQVFGGPYVVIDGRRAAPLICYELLLVWPVLQSMMYEPDMIVAVGNGWWTGGSNIVSILKASGEAWASLFDIPLVMAFNE